The DNA window CCTATAAGTGCTTTTTAATCCATCTTCTGCttgtattctttgatttttctgtATGCTTTAAGATTTGTAGCTTTGTTTTATCCAACTTTTGGAGTTTCCTCATCATGAAAGTTCATTTCCTGTCGAAAACTTGGGGCAGATTACAAAGCCCTGTTGTGATGTCAGACATGGCCTAAGATCTTCCATCTCTACAAGAAGTTATAGGCCTGATCTTTTAGGCCTATCAGTTCATGACTTGACTGCAGATGTATCAAGAAACTGGAGTTTCATTACAGGATCAAGAATTGCTATTAAACCAAAACTTGCAAGAGTGGATTTGTCCAAGAAAATTCATGGAGGAGTACATGCCTCATGTAATCACTTGCCCTTTGAACTTCTAAATTACTGAATGTTTTTAGAGTTGAGTAGCTATAATCATCTCTGTTGAATGGTTGTGACTATCGACGTTTTGTTTTGTGAATCTCCTCAATAGGATGATACATGTTTTGTTCGTCTGTCCAATTTACGGCCTATGATCCATAATATTGCTTCTTGCAAGAACATGATAAAAACATCCTTCAAAAAGTCCTACAGATCTTCTCTCCTGTCAGCATCTCGTGATCTTTCATACCCTCTCTTAGAATGTTTTGTAGATTTCGATATTTTCAGGGCCTTTGAGTCTATCATTTCTATATGGTTTCGTCTTTGTAGGATCATTTTTTGATTTATGATGCTTCTACTCGGGTGGGAATTGTTGTTAATACGCAACATGTAGCCAACCGAAGAGAGCCAAATAATTTATGTATTGAATTAAAGATCAAGAAGAATCTCCTTTCTTCTGTTATTTCTAAACGACTTTATGTTTTCATTTACAGGGTTGGCTAACGCTCAGGTTGCTAGCAATGCTTTTACTTTAGGTACAGTAGCTGTTCTACCCTTTTATGGCCTCATGGTTCTGGCTCCTAAATCAGAATTGGTATGCTAAATTTGAACTATTTTGCTGCATTCCAAAGCCACTTCCACAGTAATTATTAGGACATCTTTTTGATTTCTACAGACTAAGAGATCTATGCAAAGTAACATACCATATGCGGTGCTTGGGCTTCTATATGCATATCTTCTGTACCTTTCTTGGACACCCGAAACTTTGCAGCTTATTTTTGCAAGCAAATATTGGCTGCCAGAGGTGAGTATTTATTTGATCATTCGAGAAATTTCGACGATATCGTatgggtttgttttgttttagtccatgtattgtattgtattgtattgttCAACTCATTGTCTGTGGCACTGTGAATGTTCAGCTGTCTGGTATTTTGAAGATGTTCTCTAGCGAAATGACATTAGCTTCTGCTTGGATTCACCTGCTGGTTGTTGATCTCTTTGCTGCAAGgtttctctcttccttttcatttagTTGCCTTGCAAATTGCTGTTCTAATCTATGCTGTTAGTTTTATATAATTGCTAATAGCGTCCAGGAAAATCGAAACTTTCGTAacattaaaaggaaaagaattcTTCTCTGAATTTTGCAGGCAGGTTTTCCACGACGGAGttgaaaatcaaatagaaaCTCGACATTCTGTGTCTCTTTGCCTCTTCTTTTGCCCCATAGGAGTCCTCATTCATGTTATCACCAAAGCATTAACACATAGAGATGGTCCTGCAAAACATGGTACGTGACAAGGCAGAATA is part of the Cucurbita pepo subsp. pepo cultivar mu-cu-16 chromosome LG03, ASM280686v2, whole genome shotgun sequence genome and encodes:
- the LOC111790810 gene encoding protein ABA DEFICIENT 4, chloroplastic, whose protein sequence is MAFSLYSSCVPSSPLSIKITKPCCDVRHGLRSSISTRSYRPDLLGLSVHDLTADVSRNWSFITGSRIAIKPKLARVDLSKKIHGGVHASWLANAQVASNAFTLGTVAVLPFYGLMVLAPKSELTKRSMQSNIPYAVLGLLYAYLLYLSWTPETLQLIFASKYWLPELSGILKMFSSEMTLASAWIHLLVVDLFAARQVFHDGVENQIETRHSVSLCLFFCPIGVLIHVITKALTHRDGPAKHGT